In one window of Escherichia coli DSM 30083 = JCM 1649 = ATCC 11775 DNA:
- the yihI gene encoding Der GTPase-activating protein YihI: protein MKPSSSNSRSKGHAKARRKTREELDQEARDRKRQKKRRGHAPGSRAAGGNTTSGSKGQNAPKDPRIGSKTPIPLGVAEKVTKQHKPKSEKPMLSPQAELELLETDERLDALLERLEAGETLSAEEQSWVDVKLDRIDELMQKLGLSYDDDEEEEEDEKQEDMMRLLRGN, encoded by the coding sequence ATGAAACCATCATCTTCAAACTCACGCAGCAAAGGTCATGCAAAAGCGCGTCGAAAAACACGCGAGGAGCTGGATCAGGAAGCTCGTGACCGTAAGCGTCAGAAAAAACGTCGTGGTCATGCGCCGGGCAGCCGCGCAGCGGGCGGTAACACCACGTCAGGCAGCAAAGGCCAGAACGCACCAAAAGATCCACGTATTGGCAGTAAAACCCCTATTCCATTGGGCGTGGCTGAAAAAGTCACCAAACAGCACAAACCGAAGAGTGAGAAACCTATGCTTTCACCGCAGGCGGAGTTGGAGTTACTGGAAACGGATGAGCGTCTGGATGCGCTGCTGGAACGTCTGGAAGCAGGCGAAACCCTGAGCGCCGAAGAGCAATCCTGGGTGGATGTCAAACTGGATCGTATTGATGAGTTGATGCAGAAACTCGGCCTCTCTTATGACGATGACGAAGAAGAGGAAGAAGACGAGAAGCAAGAAGACATGATGCGTCTGCTGCGGGGCAACTAA
- the hemN gene encoding oxygen-independent coproporphyrinogen III oxidase — protein sequence MSVQQIDWDLALIQKYNYSGPRYTSYPTALEFSEDFGEQAFLQAVARYPERPLSLYVHIPFCHKLCYFCGCNKIVTRQQHKADQYLDALEQEIVHRAPLFAGRHVSQLHWGGGTPTYLNKAQISRLMKLLRENFQFNADAEISIEVDPREIELDVLDHLRAEGFNRLSMGVQDFNKEVQRLVNREQDEEFIFALLNHAREIGFTSTNIDLIYGLPKQTPESFAFTLKRVAELNPDRLSVFNYAHLPTIFAAQRKIKDADLPSPQQKLDILQETIAFLTQSGYQFIGMDHFARPDDELAVAQREGVLHRNFQGYTTQGDTDLLGMGVSAISMIGDCYAQNQKELKQYYQQVDEQGNALWRGIALTRDDCIRRDVIKSLICNFRLDYAPIEQQWDLLFADYFAEDLKLLAPLAKDGLVDVDEKGIQVTAKGRLLIRNICMCFDTYLRQKARMQQFSRVI from the coding sequence ATGTCTGTACAGCAAATCGACTGGGATCTGGCCCTGATCCAGAAATATAACTATTCCGGGCCACGATACACCTCGTACCCGACCGCGCTGGAGTTTTCAGAAGACTTCGGCGAACAGGCGTTTTTACAAGCCGTGGCGCGCTATCCTGAGCGTCCATTATCTCTCTACGTACATATTCCGTTCTGCCATAAGCTTTGTTACTTCTGCGGTTGCAATAAGATTGTTACTCGCCAGCAGCACAAGGCCGATCAGTATCTGGACGCGCTGGAGCAAGAAATCGTCCATCGTGCACCGCTGTTCGCCGGGCGTCACGTCAGCCAATTGCACTGGGGCGGCGGAACGCCGACGTATCTGAATAAAGCGCAAATCAGCCGTCTGATGAAGCTGCTGCGCGAAAACTTCCAGTTCAATGCCGATGCGGAGATCTCGATCGAAGTCGATCCGCGGGAAATCGAACTGGATGTACTCGATCATTTACGCGCCGAAGGCTTTAATCGGCTGAGCATGGGCGTGCAGGACTTCAACAAAGAAGTGCAACGTCTGGTTAACCGCGAGCAGGATGAAGAGTTCATCTTTGCACTGCTTAACCATGCGCGTGAGATTGGCTTTACCTCCACCAACATCGACCTGATTTACGGCCTGCCGAAACAGACGCCGGAGAGTTTCGCCTTTACCCTGAAGCGTGTGGCGGAACTGAACCCTGACCGTCTGAGCGTCTTTAACTACGCGCATCTGCCAACTATTTTTGCCGCCCAGCGCAAAATCAAAGATGCTGACTTGCCGAGTCCGCAACAAAAACTCGATATTCTGCAGGAAACCATCGCCTTCCTGACACAATCGGGCTATCAGTTTATCGGTATGGATCACTTTGCTCGCCCGGATGACGAGCTGGCGGTGGCCCAGCGTGAAGGCGTGCTGCATCGTAACTTCCAGGGCTACACCACTCAGGGCGATACCGATCTGCTGGGGATGGGCGTTTCCGCCATCAGCATGATTGGCGACTGCTACGCGCAGAACCAGAAAGAGTTGAAGCAGTACTATCAGCAAGTGGATGAACAAGGCAATGCGCTGTGGCGTGGTATTGCGCTAACGCGTGATGACTGTATTCGCCGCGATGTGATTAAGTCGCTCATCTGCAACTTCCGTCTGGATTACGCCCCTATTGAGCAACAGTGGGATTTGCTCTTCGCTGATTACTTTGCGGAAGATCTCAAGCTGCTCGCCCCGTTAGCAAAAGATGGGCTGGTGGATGTGGATGAGAAGGGAATACAGGTGACGGCGAAAGGTCGCTTGCTGATCCGCAACATTTGCATGTGCTTTGATACCTATCTGCGCCAGAAAGCGCGGATGCAGCAGTTCTCTCGGGTGATTTAA
- the yshB gene encoding YshB family small membrane protein, whose amino-acid sequence MLESIINLVSSGAVDSHTPQTAVAAVLCAAMIGLFS is encoded by the coding sequence ATGCTGGAATCAATAATTAATCTGGTATCGAGTGGCGCAGTTGACAGCCACACACCGCAAACTGCTGTTGCTGCCGTGCTGTGTGCCGCGATGATAGGGCTGTTTAGCTGA
- the glnA gene encoding glutamate--ammonia ligase, with translation MSAEHVLTMLNEHEVKFVDLRFTDTKGKEQHVTIPAHQVNAEFFEEGKMFDGSSIGGWKGINESDMVLMPDASTAVIDPFFADSTLIIRCDILEPGTLQGYDRDPRSIAKRAEDYLRSTGIADTVLFGPEPEFFLFDDIRFGSSISGSHVAIDDIEGAWNSSTQYEGGNKGHRPAVKGGYFPVPPVDSAQDIRSEMCLVMEQMGLVVEAHHHEVATAGQNEVATRFNTMTKKADEIQIYKYVVHNVAHRFGKTATFMPKPMFGDNGSGMHCHMSLSKNGVNLFAGDKYAGLSEQALYYIGGVIKHAKAINALANPTTNSYKRLVPGYEAPVMLAYSARNRSASIRIPVVSSPKARRIEVRFPDPAANPYLCFAALLMAGLDGIKNKIHPGEAMDKNLYDLPPEEAKEIPQVAGSLEEALNELDLDREFLKAGGVFTDEAIDAYIALRREEDDRVRMTPHPVEFELYYSV, from the coding sequence ATGTCCGCTGAACACGTACTGACGATGCTGAACGAGCACGAAGTGAAGTTTGTTGATTTGCGCTTCACCGATACCAAAGGTAAAGAACAGCACGTCACTATCCCTGCTCATCAGGTGAATGCCGAATTCTTCGAAGAAGGCAAAATGTTTGACGGCTCCTCGATTGGCGGCTGGAAAGGCATTAACGAATCCGATATGGTGCTGATGCCAGACGCATCCACCGCAGTGATTGATCCGTTCTTCGCCGATTCTACCCTGATTATCCGTTGCGACATCCTTGAACCTGGCACCCTGCAAGGCTATGACCGTGACCCGCGCTCTATTGCGAAGCGCGCTGAAGATTACCTGCGTTCCACTGGCATTGCCGACACCGTACTGTTCGGGCCAGAACCTGAATTCTTCCTGTTCGATGACATCCGTTTCGGATCGTCTATCTCCGGTTCCCACGTTGCTATCGACGATATCGAAGGTGCATGGAACTCCTCCACCCAATATGAAGGTGGTAACAAAGGTCACCGTCCGGCAGTGAAAGGCGGTTACTTCCCGGTTCCGCCGGTAGACTCAGCTCAGGATATTCGTTCTGAAATGTGTCTGGTGATGGAACAGATGGGTCTGGTAGTTGAAGCTCATCACCACGAAGTCGCTACCGCAGGTCAGAACGAAGTGGCTACCCGCTTCAATACCATGACCAAAAAAGCTGACGAAATTCAGATCTACAAATATGTCGTGCACAACGTGGCGCACCGTTTCGGTAAGACCGCGACCTTTATGCCAAAACCGATGTTCGGTGATAACGGTTCCGGTATGCACTGCCACATGTCGCTGTCTAAAAACGGCGTTAACCTGTTTGCTGGCGACAAATACGCAGGTCTGTCTGAACAGGCGCTGTACTACATTGGCGGCGTAATCAAACACGCGAAAGCGATTAACGCCCTGGCAAACCCGACCACCAACTCTTACAAGCGTCTGGTCCCGGGCTACGAAGCACCGGTGATGCTGGCTTACTCTGCGCGTAACCGTTCTGCGTCTATCCGTATTCCGGTGGTTTCTTCTCCGAAAGCACGTCGTATCGAAGTACGTTTCCCGGACCCGGCGGCTAACCCGTACCTGTGCTTTGCTGCCCTGCTGATGGCCGGTCTTGATGGCATCAAGAACAAGATCCATCCGGGCGAAGCCATGGACAAAAACCTGTATGACCTGCCGCCAGAAGAAGCGAAAGAGATCCCACAGGTTGCAGGCTCTCTGGAAGAAGCACTGAACGAACTGGATCTGGACCGCGAGTTCCTGAAAGCTGGTGGCGTGTTCACGGATGAAGCGATCGATGCGTACATCGCTCTGCGTCGCGAAGAAGATGACCGCGTGCGTATGACTCCGCATCCGGTAGAGTTTGAGCTGTACTACAGCGTCTAA
- the glnL gene encoding nitrogen regulation protein NR(II), whose amino-acid sequence MATGTQPDAGQILNSLINSILLIDDNLAIHYANPAAQQLLAQSSRKLFGTPLPELLSYFSLNIELMQESLEAGQGFTDNEVTLVIDGRSHILSVTAQRMPDGMILLEMAPMDNQRRLSQEQLQHAQQVAARDLVRGLAHEIKNPLGGLRGAAQLLSKALPDPSLLEYTKVIIEQADRLRNLVDRLLGPQLPGTRITESIHKVAERVVTLVSMELPNNVRLIRDYDPSLPELAHDPDQIEQVLLNIVRNALQALGPEGGEIILRTRTAFQLTLHGERYRLAARIDVEDNGPGIPPHLQDTLFYPMVSGREGGTGLGLSIARNLIDQHSGKIEFTSWPGHTEFSVYLPIRK is encoded by the coding sequence ATGGCAACAGGCACGCAGCCCGATGCTGGGCAGATCCTCAACTCGCTGATTAACAGTATTTTGTTAATCGATGACAATCTGGCGATCCATTACGCCAACCCCGCCGCGCAACAACTGCTCGCCCAAAGCTCCCGCAAATTGTTTGGTACGCCGTTACCGGAACTGTTGAGCTACTTCTCATTAAATATCGAGCTGATGCAAGAAAGTCTGGAGGCGGGGCAAGGTTTTACCGATAACGAAGTGACGCTGGTCATCGACGGGCGCTCGCATATCCTTTCTGTGACGGCTCAGCGTATGCCGGACGGCATGATCCTGCTGGAGATGGCACCGATGGATAACCAGCGCCGCTTAAGTCAGGAACAGCTACAGCACGCCCAGCAGGTTGCTGCCCGTGATTTAGTGCGCGGCCTGGCGCATGAGATTAAAAATCCGCTTGGCGGTTTACGTGGCGCGGCGCAGCTACTCAGCAAGGCATTACCTGACCCGTCACTACTCGAATATACCAAAGTGATTATCGAACAGGCGGACCGGCTGCGAAATCTGGTCGACCGTCTGTTGGGGCCGCAGCTGCCCGGTACGCGTATTACCGAAAGTATTCACAAAGTGGCTGAACGCGTGGTGACGCTGGTGTCGATGGAACTGCCGAACAACGTGCGGTTGATTCGGGATTACGACCCCAGCCTGCCGGAACTGGCGCACGACCCGGATCAAATTGAACAGGTCTTGCTGAATATTGTGCGCAATGCGCTACAGGCGCTGGGGCCGGAGGGTGGTGAAATCATTCTGCGTACCCGCACAGCGTTTCAACTGACCTTACACGGCGAGCGCTATCGGCTGGCGGCGCGGATTGATGTGGAAGATAACGGGCCGGGCATTCCGCCTCATTTGCAGGATACGCTGTTTTACCCGATGGTCAGCGGCCGCGAAGGTGGCACCGGGCTTGGCTTATCCATCGCCCGTAATTTGATTGATCAGCATTCAGGCAAAATTGAATTTACCAGTTGGCCAGGTCATACCGAGTTCTCGGTTTACCTGCCTATCAGGAAATAA
- the glnG gene encoding nitrogen regulation protein NR(I) → MQRGIVWVVDDDSSIRWVLERALAGAGLTCTTFENGAEVLEALASKTPDVLLSDIRMPGMDGLALLKQIKQRHPMLPVIIMTAHSDLDAAVSAYQQGAFDYLPKPFDIDEAVALVERAISHYQEQQQPRNVQLNGPTTDIIGEAPAMQDVFRIIGRLSRSSISVLINGESGTGKELVAHALHRHSPRAKAPFIALNMAAIPKDLIESELFGHEKGAFTGANTIRQGRFEQADGGTLFLDEIGDMPLDVQTRLLRVLADGQFYRVGGYAPVKVDVRIIAATHQNLEQRVQEGKFREDLFHRLNVIRVHLPPLRERREDIPRLARHFLQVAARELGVEAKLLHPETEAALTRLAWPGNVRQLENTCRWLTVMAAGQEVLIQDLPGELFESNVPESTSHMQPDSWATLLAQWADRALRSGHQNLLSEAQPELERTLLTTALRHTQGHKQEAARLLGWGRNTLTRKLKELGME, encoded by the coding sequence ATGCAACGAGGGATAGTCTGGGTAGTCGATGACGATAGTTCCATCCGTTGGGTGCTTGAACGTGCGCTCGCTGGAGCGGGTTTAACCTGTACGACATTTGAGAACGGCGCGGAAGTACTGGAGGCGCTGGCGAGCAAAACGCCGGATGTGCTGCTTTCAGATATCCGTATGCCGGGAATGGACGGGCTGGCGCTGCTCAAGCAGATTAAACAGCGCCATCCGATGCTTCCGGTCATCATTATGACCGCACATTCCGATCTGGATGCTGCCGTCAGCGCCTATCAACAAGGGGCATTTGATTATCTGCCCAAACCGTTTGATATCGACGAAGCCGTGGCGCTGGTTGAGCGCGCCATCAGTCATTACCAGGAACAGCAGCAGCCGCGTAATGTTCAGCTTAACGGCCCAACGACCGATATCATCGGTGAAGCGCCAGCCATGCAGGACGTGTTCCGGATTATCGGTCGGCTTTCGCGTTCTTCTATTAGCGTGCTGATTAACGGCGAGTCCGGCACCGGTAAAGAACTGGTCGCTCATGCCCTTCATCGCCACAGTCCGCGAGCCAAAGCGCCATTTATCGCGCTGAATATGGCGGCTATCCCGAAGGATTTGATCGAATCCGAACTGTTTGGTCACGAGAAAGGCGCATTTACCGGCGCGAATACCATTCGTCAGGGGCGTTTTGAACAAGCTGATGGCGGTACATTATTTCTCGATGAAATTGGCGATATGCCGCTGGATGTGCAGACGCGTTTGCTGCGCGTGCTGGCAGATGGTCAGTTTTATCGCGTTGGCGGCTATGCGCCGGTGAAAGTGGATGTGCGGATTATCGCTGCCACTCACCAGAATCTTGAACAGCGGGTGCAGGAAGGCAAGTTCCGTGAGGATCTGTTCCACCGCCTGAACGTCATCCGCGTTCATCTGCCGCCACTGCGCGAACGTCGGGAAGATATTCCCCGTCTGGCACGCCATTTTTTACAGGTTGCCGCGCGAGAGCTGGGCGTAGAAGCGAAGTTGCTGCATCCGGAAACCGAAGCCGCGCTGACGCGTCTGGCGTGGCCAGGCAACGTGCGCCAGCTGGAAAACACCTGTCGCTGGCTAACGGTGATGGCTGCCGGACAGGAAGTGTTGATTCAGGATTTGCCTGGCGAACTGTTTGAATCAAACGTACCGGAAAGCACTTCACACATGCAGCCGGACAGTTGGGCAACGCTGTTAGCACAGTGGGCAGACAGAGCGCTGCGTTCCGGTCATCAAAACCTGCTTTCCGAAGCACAGCCAGAGCTGGAACGGACGTTACTGACCACCGCGCTGCGACATACGCAGGGGCATAAACAGGAAGCGGCGCGGCTACTTGGCTGGGGCCGCAACACCCTGACGCGTAAGTTAAAAGAGCTGGGGATGGAGTGA
- the yihA gene encoding ribosome biogenesis GTP-binding protein YihA/YsxC — MTNLNYQQTHFVMSAPDIRHLPSDTGIEVAFAGRSNAGKSSALNTLTNQKSLARTSKTPGRTQLINLFEVADGKRLVDLPGYGYAEVPEEMKRKWQRALGEYLEKRQSLQGLVVLMDIRHPLKDLDQQMIEWAVDSNIAVLVLLTKADKLASGARKAQLNMVREAVLAFNGDVQVETFSSLKKQGVDKLRQKLDTWFSEMQPVEETQDGE; from the coding sequence TTGACTAATTTGAATTATCAACAGACGCATTTTGTGATGAGTGCGCCTGATATTCGCCACCTACCTTCCGATACCGGAATTGAAGTGGCTTTTGCAGGCCGTTCCAACGCAGGTAAATCCAGCGCGCTGAACACGCTGACTAACCAGAAAAGCCTGGCTCGTACCTCAAAAACCCCGGGGCGCACCCAGCTTATCAACCTGTTTGAAGTGGCTGACGGCAAGCGTCTGGTTGACTTGCCTGGGTACGGTTATGCGGAAGTCCCGGAAGAGATGAAGCGCAAATGGCAGCGCGCGCTCGGCGAGTACCTCGAAAAACGTCAGAGCCTGCAAGGTCTGGTGGTGCTAATGGATATTCGCCATCCGCTGAAAGATTTGGATCAGCAGATGATTGAGTGGGCGGTAGACAGCAATATCGCCGTGCTGGTACTGCTGACCAAAGCGGACAAACTGGCAAGCGGCGCACGTAAAGCGCAATTGAATATGGTGCGTGAAGCGGTGCTGGCGTTTAACGGTGATGTGCAGGTTGAAACGTTTTCTTCGCTGAAGAAACAAGGCGTGGACAAGCTGCGGCAGAAACTGGATACCTGGTTTAGCGAGATGCAGCCTGTAGAAGAAACGCAGGACGGCGAATAA
- the typA gene encoding ribosome-dependent GTPase TypA: MIEKLRNIAIIAHVDHGKTTLVDKLLQQSGTFDSRAETQERVMDSNDLEKERGITILAKNTAIKWNDYRINIVDTPGHADFGGEVERVMSMVDSVLLVVDAFDGPMPQTRFVTKKAFAYGLKPIVVINKVDRPGARPDWVVDQVFDLFVNLDATDEQLDFPIVYASALNGIAGLDHEDMAEDMTPLYQAIVDHVPAPDVDLDGPFQMQISQLDYNSYVGVIGIGRIKRGKVKPNQQVTIIDSEGKTRNAKVGKVLGHLGLERIETDLAEAGDIVAITGLGELNISDTVCDTQNVEALPALSVDEPTVSMFFCVNTSPFCGKEGKFVTSRQILDRLNKELVHNVALRVEETEDADAFRVSGRGELHLSVLIENMRREGFELAVSRPKVIFREIDGRKQEPYENVTLDVEEQHQGSVMQALGERKGDLKNMNPDGKGRVRLDYVIPSRGLIGFRSEFMTMTSGTGLLYSTFSHYDDVRPGEVGQRQNGVLISNGQGKAVAFALFGLQDRGKLFLGHGAEVYEGQIIGIHSRSNDLTVNCLTGKKLTNMRASGTDEAVVLVPPIRMTLEQALEFIDDDELVEVTPTSIRIRKRHLTENDRRRANRAPKDD, translated from the coding sequence GTGATCGAAAAATTGCGTAATATCGCCATCATCGCGCACGTAGACCATGGTAAAACCACCCTGGTAGACAAGCTGCTCCAACAATCCGGTACGTTCGACTCTCGTGCCGAAACCCAAGAGCGCGTGATGGACTCCAACGATTTGGAGAAAGAGCGTGGGATTACCATCCTCGCGAAAAACACCGCTATCAAATGGAATGATTACCGTATCAACATCGTTGATACCCCGGGGCACGCCGACTTCGGTGGTGAAGTTGAACGTGTAATGTCCATGGTAGACTCAGTGCTGCTGGTGGTTGACGCATTTGACGGCCCGATGCCGCAAACGCGCTTCGTAACCAAAAAAGCGTTTGCTTACGGCCTGAAGCCGATTGTTGTTATCAACAAAGTTGACCGCCCTGGCGCGCGTCCTGATTGGGTTGTGGATCAGGTATTCGATCTGTTCGTTAACCTCGACGCGACCGACGAGCAGCTGGACTTCCCGATCGTTTACGCTTCTGCGCTGAACGGTATCGCGGGTCTGGACCACGAAGATATGGCGGAAGACATGACCCCGCTGTACCAGGCGATTGTTGACCACGTTCCTGCGCCGGACGTTGACCTTGACGGTCCGTTCCAGATGCAGATTTCTCAGCTCGATTACAACAGCTATGTTGGCGTTATCGGCATTGGCCGCATCAAGCGCGGTAAAGTGAAGCCGAACCAGCAGGTTACTATCATCGATAGCGAAGGCAAAACCCGCAACGCGAAAGTCGGTAAAGTGCTGGGCCACCTCGGTCTGGAACGTATCGAAACCGATCTGGCGGAAGCTGGCGATATCGTGGCGATCACGGGCCTGGGCGAACTGAACATTTCTGACACCGTTTGCGACACGCAAAACGTTGAAGCGCTGCCGGCACTCTCCGTTGATGAGCCGACCGTTTCTATGTTCTTCTGCGTTAACACCTCGCCGTTCTGCGGTAAAGAAGGTAAGTTCGTAACGTCTCGTCAGATCCTGGATCGTCTGAACAAAGAACTGGTACACAACGTTGCGCTGCGCGTAGAAGAAACCGAAGACGCCGATGCGTTCCGCGTTTCTGGTCGTGGCGAACTGCACCTGTCTGTTCTGATCGAAAACATGCGTCGTGAAGGTTTCGAACTGGCGGTATCCCGTCCGAAAGTTATCTTCCGTGAAATCGACGGTCGTAAACAAGAGCCGTATGAAAACGTGACTCTGGACGTTGAAGAACAGCATCAGGGTTCTGTAATGCAGGCGCTGGGCGAACGTAAAGGCGACCTGAAAAACATGAATCCAGACGGTAAAGGCCGCGTACGTCTCGACTACGTGATCCCAAGCCGTGGTCTGATTGGCTTCCGTTCTGAGTTCATGACCATGACTTCCGGTACGGGTCTGCTGTACTCCACCTTCAGCCACTACGACGACGTACGTCCGGGTGAAGTGGGTCAGCGTCAGAACGGTGTACTGATCTCTAACGGTCAGGGTAAAGCGGTTGCGTTCGCGCTGTTCGGTCTGCAGGACCGTGGTAAGCTGTTCCTCGGTCACGGTGCAGAAGTTTACGAAGGTCAGATTATCGGTATTCATAGCCGCTCTAACGACCTGACTGTAAACTGCCTGACCGGTAAGAAACTGACCAACATGCGTGCTTCCGGTACTGACGAAGCCGTTGTTCTGGTTCCGCCTATCCGCATGACTCTGGAACAAGCTCTGGAGTTCATCGATGATGACGAACTGGTAGAAGTGACTCCAACCTCTATCCGTATTCGTAAACGTCACCTGACGGAAAACGATCGTCGTCGCGCTAACCGCGCACCGAAAGACGATTAA